Below is a genomic region from Microbacterium esteraromaticum.
GCCGGGCGACGACGCAGAGCCGGCGCTGATCCTGGGGGCCGGGTTCATCGCCGATCGGCTGCTGCACCACATCACCACGGATCCGGTCTCCGCCATCCGCCCGGTCGGTCTGCTCGACGACGATCCCGCGAAGGCCAACCTCGTCCTTCGCGGCGTGCCCGTGGTCGGCAGGACGTCGGAGGTGGAGGCCGCGATCACGCAGACCGGTGCATCGCTGGTCATCGTCGCGATGGGGCAGGCCGACAGCGTGATGCTGCGCTCCATCGCAGATCGCGCCGCGCGGGCGGGCGCCCGTGTCGCCGTCACCCCCTCGCTGAACGCGATGCTGTCCGGCGAGCAAGCGCTGACCGACGTGCGAGACATCAGCATCGAGGATCTCATCGGTCGTCATCCCGTCGACACCAATGTCGAGCTCATCGCCGGCTACATCACCGGCAAGCGCGTGCTGGTCACCGGCGCCGGCGGATCGATCGGATCGGAACTGTGCCGCCAGCTGTCGAAGTTCGGTCCGGCCGAGCTGATCATGCTGGACCGTGACGAGACCGGCCTGCAGGCGGCCCAGCTCGGCGTCGCCGGTCATGGTCTGCTGCACACCGACGACGTCGTGCTCGCGAACATCCGCGAGCACGACACACTCACGGCCATCTTCGACGAGCGCCGTCCCGAGGTGGTCTTCCACGCCGCAGCCCTGAAGCACCTGCCGATGCTCGAGCAGTATCCCGACGAGGGCTGGAAGACCAACGTGCTGGGGACGCTGAACGTCCTGCGCGCGGCCATGCGCGTCGGCACGACCCACTTCGTCAACGTCTCGACCGACAAGGCTGCCAACCCGACGAGCGTCCTCGGACACTCGAAGAGAGTGGCCGAGAAGCTCACGGCCTGGGCGGGGGAGCAGACCGGGCAGCACTACGTGTCGGTGCGCTTCGGCAACGTGATCGGCAGCCGGGGATCCATGCTGCCGACCTTCCAGACGCTGATCCGCGAGGGCAGGCCCCTCACCGTGACCCATCCCGAGGCGACGCGCTACTTCATGACGATCCCCGAGGCCTGTCAGCTCGTGATCCAGGCGGGCGGCATCGGCCGCGCGGGCGAGGTGCTCATCCTCGACATGGGGGAGCCCGTCTCGATCCTCGAGGTGGCCAAGCGCATGATCTCGATGTCGGGGAAGAGCATCGAGATCGTCTTCACGGGCCTGCGGCCGGGCGAGAAGCTGCATGAGGAGCTCGTCGGCTCGCGCGAGAACCTCGAGCGGCCCTTCCACCCGAAGATCTCCCACACGACCGCCGACCCGATCAGTCCGGAGCGGCTCGACAAGCAGGGATGGATGGCCAGGATGCTTCTCCCGACGCGGCCCGACGGCACGGCCGGCGAGGCGCCAGGGCCCGGCGGTCCCGAATCGGCCGAATAGCTCCGCACCCTCCGACACACGAACGACGATCCCTCAGATAGGCCCGCACATGGCAGACACCATCCCGTTCTCCCCTCCCGACATCGGCGAGGCCGAGATCGACGCGGTCGCGCGTGTGATGCGCTCGGGCTGGATCACGACGGGACCCGAGACGGCGAAGTTCGAGACCGAGATCTCGGCGTACACGGGGGCCGGCGGCACGGCCGCGGTGAACTCCGCGACCGCAGCGCTGGAACTCATCCTGCGCTGCCTTGGTGTCGGACCCGGCGACGAGGTGATCACGTCCGCCTACACCTACTCCGCGAGCGCGAGCGCGATCGCGCATGTCGGCGCGGTCCCGGTACTCGTCGACACCGCGCCCGGCTCGTACGCCATCGACCCCGAGCAGATCCATCGCTCGATCACCGACCGCACCAAAGCGGTGATCCCGGTCGACATCGGCGGTGTCATGTGCGACTACGACGAGATCCGCGCCGTGGCGGATGAGCGAAAAGGACTGCACCGCCCCGGCAGCGACATGCAGGCGGCGCTCGGGCGCATCGCGATCATCGCGGATGCCGCCCATTCCATGGGGGCCTCGCGTGGAGGGGTGTCCAGCGGTTCCGCAGCCGACTTCACCGCGTTCTCGTTCCATGCGGTCAAGAACCTGACGACGGCCGAAGGCGGTGCGGCCACCTGGAGCGCCGCTCTTCCGGGCGGCGCGGACGTCCACCGTCGGCTTCGACTTCTCGCGCTGCACGGGCAGACGAAGGATGCTCTGTCGAAGTCCGTCTCGGGCGGCTGGGAGTACGACATCGTCACGCTCGGGTACAAGGCGAACCTCACCGACATCGCCGCCGCGATCGGCCGGGTGCAGCTGGCCCGCTACGACGGCATGATCGATCGTCGCCATGAACTCGTGCAGTACTACGACTCGACGCTGGCGGGGCGCCAGTGCGCTTCTCTCGTGCACCTCGACGCCACCCAGCGCTCGAGCGCACATCTCTACATGCTGCAGCTGGGCGGACGCGGCAGGGAGTTCCGCGACGGCATCATCGCCGGGCTCGCCTCCCAGGGCATCACCGCGAACGTCCACTTCAAGCCGCTGCCGATGATGACGGCGTACAGGGCACTGGGGTTCTCCGCATCGGATTTCCCCAACGCCATAGAGCAGTTCAGCAACGAGCTGAGCCTCCCGCTCCACTCGACGCTGACCGAGGCCCAGATCGATCGCATCGCCGACACTCTCGTCGGACTCGGGCTCTGAGGCGAGGCACCGGATGTCCCGCCTACTCGTTCTCGGGGTCGCCGCAGTGCAGGACGACCTCATCGTGCGCGCGCAGCGCGACGGCCATCATGTGATCGCCTGCGCGGGTTCGGCCGACGGCCCCGGCGCCGCCCGCGCCGACGTCTTCATCGAACAGAACTTCGCCGAGGTGGATGAGATCGTCGCTCTGGCCGAGGCGCACGCGGTCGATGCGATCTACTCGGTGGGGTCGGATCGCGCCATGCCCGTCGTCGGGGAGGCGAGTGAGCGACTGGGACTGCCTGTTCTCGCGTCCGCGGCCTCGGCCCTCGTATGCAACGACAAGCTCCTGATGCGCGAGCGCCTCGGGCCGGACACGACAGGCAACGTGCCCTTCTTCCGCGTCAGCTCGGGTGCCGGACCCGTGCCAGGGCTCGCGTTCCCGTTCATCGTCAAGCCGAACGACTCGCAGGGCCAGCGAGGTGTCGCCCTGGTGCATGACGAACGCGAGTACCGGGATGCGGTCGAAGCGGCTGTCGCGCACAGCAGGAACGGACAGGCCATCGTCGAGCGGTACCTCGACGGGCCCGAGATCTCCGTCAACGGCTATCTCGTCGACGGCGAGCTGGTGTTCTGCGCCGTCTCGGATCGCAACACGTGGGACGGCCACGTCGGTCTGGTCAGAGAGCACCGGCTGCCGTCGCTGAACGCCACCGAGAGGACGGTCGGGCTGGCTCGCGATCTCCTGGAGCAGCTGGCAACGGCGATGAAGGTGGCGAACGGCCCGATCTACGCCCAGATGAAGGTCGTCGACGGAGAGCCCTTCGTGCTCGAGGTCTCGCCGCGACTCGACGGATGCCACCTCTGGCGTCTCATCGAGTACACCCGGGGGGTGAACCTGCTCGATGTGGTCGTCGACCATCTGCTGAACGGCGACGTGCCGGATCGGAAGCGGTTCGAGCCGGCGCGGCAGGTGGCGGGCACGCTCGAGTTCCTCGCGCAGCCGCCCGGCCGGATGAACCAGCGTTTCGACGACCGTGAAGCCGACTTCGAGCAGTACTACTACGCGCAGGACGATGTCGTGCGTCCGATCAACGGGCGGATGGACAAGGTCGGATACCGGGTGAGGTCCGATGCCTAGCCGGGTCGCGATCACGGGAGGGACGGGCCTGCTCGGTCGATACGTCGTCGCGGAGCTGCAGGAGCAAGGCGTCGAGACCGTCGTCCTGACCCGCGAGGGCCGTCGAGGCTCGGTGCCGAACGCGGTCGCGACGTCGTACGAGGTCGACTCGCTCGCATCGTCGCTCGGCGACCTCGGGATCGACGCCGTCGTGCACCTCGCGGCGTCGCGATCGTCCGAGCGATCGGTCGGGGCGCACATCTCATCGCTGACCAGTGCCCAGAACCTGTTCGAGGCGGCCACAGCGGTCGGGGTCCGCGACATCGCGTACGCCTCGACGATCGGGGTCTACGACCGTGCGGGGTCGCTGCCGTGGTCCGAATCGGCCGCGATCGCACCCGCGCTGACCTACGGCGTGATGAAGCATGCGGTCGAGCTGCTGGTGCCGCAGTATCCGCGTCTGCAGGTTCGATCGCTCCGTCTCGGCCACCTCTACGGCGCGAACGAGCACAACGACTACATGATCAATCGCTTCATGCGCCGCGCGGCAGCAGGTCAGGACATCGAGGTGAATACGGCGGCATCGGCCCGGAGGGACTTCGTGTATGCGAAGGACGCGGCTCGCGGGGTCGTGCAGTCGCTGTCCACCCAGGCCGCCGAGGGCGTCTACAACATCGGATCGGGTACGCCGCGCAGCTCGCTGGAGATGGCGGAGGCGATCATCGAAGGCTTCGGCTCGTCCTCCCGCATCGTGAAGACGTCGGATCCGCGGGCGCTGGTGCCGGCGAGCTCGATGGATATCGCGAAGGCGCAGCGCGAACTGGGGTACCGGCCCACCTCGGCCGTCGTCGCCTTCGGGGAGATCCACAGGGAGGTGTCGTGACCCACTCGACCTTCTATACGCGAAGCGGGAAGCGGGCGCTCGACATCGCCGTGTCCGTGCTCGCGCTGCCCGTCACTGCCGTCGTAGCGCTGCTGGTCGCGATCGCGATCAAGCTCGAGGACCGGGGCCCGGTGTTCTACGCGGCGCCGCGACTGGGGCAGCGGATGGCGCACTTCCCGCTCTTCAAGTTCCGCTCGATGAAGGTCGATGCCCCGGACATCAGGAACGACGACGGGTCCACGTTCAACAGCGCAGACGATCCCCGTGTCACCCGCGTGGGGCGCTTCATCCGCCGCACGAGCCTCGACGAGCTGCCCCAGCTCATCAACGTGATCCGGGGCGAGATGAGCATCGTCGGTCCCCGCCCGAGCCCGCTGGGGAACGAGCACCGATATTCTGATGAGTTCCGGCGTCGATTCGAGGTGCGGCCGGGACTCACCGGATACGCGCAGGCGTATCTGCGCAACCTCGCGACCGCGGAACAGCGGACGAGGCTCGACGTGTCGTACGTCGACGAGATCTCGCTCCGCCTGGATGCGCGGATCGTGCTGCGCACAGTGAGGGTCGTGCTCACCGGGCACGGTGTTCACCGGAATCGGAGTTGATGCGATGGCGAAGAGACTCGTCCTCCTGACGAACTACTATCCGTTCTTCCGGGGCGAGGAGTACGTCGAGCGCGAGCTGACGCACCTCGTCGAGCGATTCGACCAGGTACTCGTCGTACCGACGATGCGTTCTGCTTCCATGTCTCAGACGCGCGTGCTTCCGCCGGGTGCAGTACTGGTCGACACGCGCTACGACAGCGGGATGGCTGCGAAGGCGAGGCAGCTCCGCGCGGGATTCCCCCATCGCGCGAAGCCGATCGGGAGCACTCCGTGGAACCTCCCCGTGCGGATCGCATATGAGTCGTACTTCGAAGGGCGTTCGCGCGAGGTGGCCGCTCGCGTCGCCTCGGCGCTGCGGGATCGCGATCTCTCGGAT
It encodes:
- a CDS encoding DegT/DnrJ/EryC1/StrS family aminotransferase; the encoded protein is MADTIPFSPPDIGEAEIDAVARVMRSGWITTGPETAKFETEISAYTGAGGTAAVNSATAALELILRCLGVGPGDEVITSAYTYSASASAIAHVGAVPVLVDTAPGSYAIDPEQIHRSITDRTKAVIPVDIGGVMCDYDEIRAVADERKGLHRPGSDMQAALGRIAIIADAAHSMGASRGGVSSGSAADFTAFSFHAVKNLTTAEGGAATWSAALPGGADVHRRLRLLALHGQTKDALSKSVSGGWEYDIVTLGYKANLTDIAAAIGRVQLARYDGMIDRRHELVQYYDSTLAGRQCASLVHLDATQRSSAHLYMLQLGGRGREFRDGIIAGLASQGITANVHFKPLPMMTAYRALGFSASDFPNAIEQFSNELSLPLHSTLTEAQIDRIADTLVGLGL
- a CDS encoding ATP-grasp domain-containing protein — protein: MSRLLVLGVAAVQDDLIVRAQRDGHHVIACAGSADGPGAARADVFIEQNFAEVDEIVALAEAHAVDAIYSVGSDRAMPVVGEASERLGLPVLASAASALVCNDKLLMRERLGPDTTGNVPFFRVSSGAGPVPGLAFPFIVKPNDSQGQRGVALVHDEREYRDAVEAAVAHSRNGQAIVERYLDGPEISVNGYLVDGELVFCAVSDRNTWDGHVGLVREHRLPSLNATERTVGLARDLLEQLATAMKVANGPIYAQMKVVDGEPFVLEVSPRLDGCHLWRLIEYTRGVNLLDVVVDHLLNGDVPDRKRFEPARQVAGTLEFLAQPPGRMNQRFDDREADFEQYYYAQDDVVRPINGRMDKVGYRVRSDA
- a CDS encoding sugar transferase, coding for MTHSTFYTRSGKRALDIAVSVLALPVTAVVALLVAIAIKLEDRGPVFYAAPRLGQRMAHFPLFKFRSMKVDAPDIRNDDGSTFNSADDPRVTRVGRFIRRTSLDELPQLINVIRGEMSIVGPRPSPLGNEHRYSDEFRRRFEVRPGLTGYAQAYLRNLATAEQRTRLDVSYVDEISLRLDARIVLRTVRVVLTGHGVHRNRS
- a CDS encoding NAD-dependent epimerase/dehydratase family protein, with amino-acid sequence MPSRVAITGGTGLLGRYVVAELQEQGVETVVLTREGRRGSVPNAVATSYEVDSLASSLGDLGIDAVVHLAASRSSERSVGAHISSLTSAQNLFEAATAVGVRDIAYASTIGVYDRAGSLPWSESAAIAPALTYGVMKHAVELLVPQYPRLQVRSLRLGHLYGANEHNDYMINRFMRRAAAGQDIEVNTAASARRDFVYAKDAARGVVQSLSTQAAEGVYNIGSGTPRSSLEMAEAIIEGFGSSSRIVKTSDPRALVPASSMDIAKAQRELGYRPTSAVVAFGEIHREVS
- a CDS encoding nucleoside-diphosphate sugar epimerase/dehydratase, with protein sequence MKGGQGLLSHEIAGELSTATGEIAAVRPVSAAQRGRRTASAAVDVAAWCAGVLLAVALRFDFAVPLDDWLATILLAGVAAAVHLGAGVVTKLYRGRHPYGSFDEVRLLALIVLGITTVLGLLVVTAGTVIGIPRGTMFLAAPIVMLLMFGVRYVARLVMDRSRKPGDDAEPALILGAGFIADRLLHHITTDPVSAIRPVGLLDDDPAKANLVLRGVPVVGRTSEVEAAITQTGASLVIVAMGQADSVMLRSIADRAARAGARVAVTPSLNAMLSGEQALTDVRDISIEDLIGRHPVDTNVELIAGYITGKRVLVTGAGGSIGSELCRQLSKFGPAELIMLDRDETGLQAAQLGVAGHGLLHTDDVVLANIREHDTLTAIFDERRPEVVFHAAALKHLPMLEQYPDEGWKTNVLGTLNVLRAAMRVGTTHFVNVSTDKAANPTSVLGHSKRVAEKLTAWAGEQTGQHYVSVRFGNVIGSRGSMLPTFQTLIREGRPLTVTHPEATRYFMTIPEACQLVIQAGGIGRAGEVLILDMGEPVSILEVAKRMISMSGKSIEIVFTGLRPGEKLHEELVGSRENLERPFHPKISHTTADPISPERLDKQGWMARMLLPTRPDGTAGEAPGPGGPESAE